A part of Procambarus clarkii isolate CNS0578487 chromosome 21, FALCON_Pclarkii_2.0, whole genome shotgun sequence genomic DNA contains:
- the LOC123760799 gene encoding uncharacterized protein has protein sequence MRATWMKSTRMKTTRKKATWMKDEDHTNEDHKDEDDKDEGFKGEGHMDKGHKDEGLKDEDHTDEGHIDEGPKDEGHKNEDHTDEGLTDEEHTDEGHTDEEHMEKDYKDEGHTYEGRTDKDHKDEDLTDEGYTDEGHMDVCHIDEGHTVESHEHEGSRR, from the exons ATGAGGGCCACATGGATGAAGTCCACACGGATGAAAACCACAAGAAAGAAGGCCACATGGATGAAG GATGAAGACCACACGAATGAAGACCACAAGGATGAAGACGACAAGGATGAAGGCTTCAAGGGTGAAGGCCACATGGATAAAGGCCATAAGGATGAAGGCCTCAAGGATGAAGACCACACGGATGAAGGCCACATAGATGAAGGCCCCAAGGATGAAGGCCACAAGAATGAAG ACCACACGGATGAAGGCCTCACGGATGAAGAGCACACTGATGAAGGCCACACAGATGAAGAGCACATGGAAAAAGACTACAAGGATGAAGGCCACACGTATGAAGGCCGAACGGATAAGGACCACAAGGATGAAGACCTCACGGATGAAGGCTACACGGATGAAGGCCACATGGATGTATGCCACATAGATGAAGGCCACACGGTTGAAAGTCACGAGCACGAAGGTTCACGAAGATGA
- the LOC138367079 gene encoding putative uncharacterized protein DDB_G0292636, which yields MGKGHKGKGHMEKGYKSKGHKDEGQTDEDHMEKGHMSKGHVDEGHKDEGQIDEDHMENGHTVEGRMDEGHTDEGHTDEGIKDEGHLDEVHMDEGHTDEGYTDEGYTDEGYTDEGYKDEGYKDEGLRDEGYMDEGHMHEGHIDEVYMDEGHTDEGHSHTDKTKKVKATRIRQKGEGHTDEGHTDEGYKDEGHMDKDHMDEGHTDEDYTDEGYRVERDK from the exons ATGGGAAAAGGCCACAAGGGTAAAGGCCACATGGAAAAAGGCTATAAGAGTAAAGGCCACAAGGATGAAGGCCAAACAGATGAAGACCACATGGAAAAAGGCCACATGAGTAAAGGCCACGTGGATGAAGGCCACAAGGATGAAGGCCAAATAGATGAAGACCACATGGAAAATGGGCACACAGTTGAAGGCCGCATGGATGAGGGCCACACGGATGAAGGCCACACAGATGAAGGCATCAAGGATGAAGGTCACTTGGATGAAGTCCACATGGATGAAGGCCACACGGATGAAGGCTACACGGATGAAGGCTACACGGATGAAGGATACACTGATGAAGGCTACAAGGATGAAGGCTACAAGGATGAAGGCCTCAGGGATGAAGGCTATATGGATGAAGGCCACATGCATGAAGGCCATATAGATGAAGTCTACATGGATGAAGGCCACACGGATGAAGGCCACA GCCACACGGATAAGACAAAAAAGGTGAAGGCCACACGGATAAGACAAAAAGGTGAAGGCCACACGGATGAAGGCCACACAGACGAAGGTTACAAGGATGAAGGCCACATGGATAAAGACCACATGGATGAAGGCCACACGGATGAAGACTACACGGATGAAGGCTACCGGGTTGAACGCGACAAGTAA
- the LOC138367080 gene encoding putative uncharacterized protein DDB_G0292636 — translation MEKVHKDEGHTDEGYKDEGHTDEDHMDEGHTDEVTRIKASKMKNVGNTDESHELEGTRMKTTRMKNHTDEGQKDEGLMDEGNTDAGHNDENQLYIGKQDEGHTDDGYTDEDHMKKSPKDQGHTE, via the exons ATGGAAAAAGTGCACAAGGATGAAGGCCATACAGATGAAGGCTACAAGGATGAAGGCCACACGGATGAAGATCACATGGATGAAGGCCACACGGATGAAGTTACAAGAATAAAGGCCTCAAAGATGAAG AACGTAGGCAACACGGATGAAAGTCATGAGCTTGAAGGCACGAGGATGAAgacaacaaggatgaaaaaccacACTGATGAAGGCCAGAAGGATGAAGGCCTCATGGATGAAGGCAATACGGATGCTGGACACAATGATGAAAACCAATTGTATATAGGCAAGCAGGATGAAGGCCACACGGATGATGGTTACACGGATGAAGACCACATGAAAAAAAGTCCCAAGGATCAAGGCCACACAGAATAA
- the LOC138367081 gene encoding sarcoplasmic reticulum histidine-rich calcium-binding protein-like: protein MDEGYMNEGQKDEGQKDEGHTDESNKDEGHKDEGHKDEDHKDESHTNVDHRYEGHKDEGNPGHTDEGHTDEAVKDEGHTDEGHMDEGYTEEGHANEGRKEGHKDEDHTDEGYKDESPKDEGQRMKATWMKATLIKATRMNAYRYEGPKDEGHKDESPKDEGHMDEGPKDERHKDEGHTDEDNNEECHTEKGYKDGNHNYEGHKNEGPPG from the exons ATGGATGAAGGCTACATGAATGAAGGCCAGAAGGATGAGGGCCAGAAGGATGAAGGTCATACGGATGAAAGCAACAAGGATGAAGGCCACAAGGATGAAGGCCACAAGGATGAAGACCACAAGGATGAAAGCCACACTAATGTAGACCACAGATATGAAGGCCATAAGGATGAAGGCAACCCAG GCCACACGGATGAAGGTCATACGGATGAAGCCGTCAAAGATGAAGGCCACACAGATGAAGGCCACATGGATGAAGGATACACAGAGGAAGGCCACGCGAATGAAGGCCGCAAGGAAGGTCACAAGGATGAAGACCACACGGATGAAGGCTACAAGGATGAAAGCCCCAAGGATGAAGGCCAAAGGATGAAGGCCACATGGATGAAGGCTACACTGATAAAGGCCACAAGGATGAATGCTTACAGGTATGAAGGCCCCAAAGATGAAGGCCACAAGGATGAAAGCCCCAAGGATGAAGGCCACATGGATGAAGGCCCCAAAGATGAACGCCACAAGGATGAAGGCCACACGGATGAAGACAACAATGAAGAATGCCACACGGAAAAAGGCTACAAGGATGGAAACCATAACTATGAAGGCCACAAGAATGAAGGCCCACCCGGATGA
- the LOC138367082 gene encoding sarcoplasmic reticulum histidine-rich calcium-binding protein-like, with translation MDEGYTEEGHANEGRKEGHKDEDHTDEGYKDEAPRMKAKRMKATWMKATLIKATRMNAFRMKAPKMKGHKDESPNDEFQKDEGHMDEGPKDERHKDEGHTNEDNMKECHTEKGYKDGNHNYEGHPDEDCMEKGQMDEGHTDEGHTDEGNTDEGNRDEGHTYEGHRDVDQ, from the coding sequence ATGGATGAAGGATACACAGAGGAAGGCCACGCGAATGAAGGCCGCAAGGAAGGCCACAAGGATGAAGACCACACGGATGAAGGCTACAAGGATGAAGCCCCAAGGATGAAGGCCAAAAGGATGAAGGCCACATGGATGAAGGCTACACTGATAAAGGCCACAAGGATGAATGCTTTCAGGATGAAGGCCCCAAAGATGAAGGGCCACAAGGATGAAAGCCCCAATGATGAATTCCAAAAGGATGAAGGCCACATGGATGAAGGCCCCAAAGATGAACGCCACAAGGATGAAGGCCACACGAATGAAGACAACATGAAAGAATGCCACACGGAGAAAGGCTACAAGGATGGAAACCATAACTATGAAGGCCACCCGGATGAAGATTGCATGGAAAAAGGCCAAATGGATGAAGGTCACACGGATGAAGGACACACGGATGAAGGAAACACAGATGAAGGTAACCGGGATGAAGGCCACACGTATGAAGGCCACAGGGATGTAGACCAATAA
- the LOC123760796 gene encoding putative uncharacterized protein DDB_G0292636 yields MKVTRIKAKRMKVTRMKVIRLNATRIKATRKKTTRHKDEGHKDEGHKDEDHKDEGHTDEGQTDEGHTDEGNTDLGHSDERNKDEGQKDEGYKDEDHMDEGHTDDGHTDEDLKDEDHTAEGHKDEDHMVEGHTAEDHKAKGDKDESYKNEGHTENEHKDEGHKDEDHTDEGHNDEGFMNEGNYDESQKKEGHKDEDHEVEDKKDECHKDEGHMNEDHKI; encoded by the exons ATGAAGGTCACACGGATAAAGGCCAAAAGGATGAAGGTCACAAGAATGAAGGTCATAAGGCTGAACGCCACAAGGATAAAGGCCACTAGGAAGAAGACCACAA GACACAAGGATGAAGGTCACAAGGATGAAGGTCATAAGGATGAAGACCACAAGGACGAAGGCCACACAGATGAAGGCCAAACAGATGAGGGCCACACAGATGAAGGAAACACGGATTTAGGCCACTCGGATGAAAGAAACAAGGATGAAGGCCAAAAGGATGAAGGGTACAAGGATGAAGACCACATGGATGAAGGCCACACAGATGACGGCCACACGGATGAAGACCTAAAAGATGAAGACCACACGGCTGAAGGCCACAAGGATGAAGACCACATGGTAGAAGGCCACACGGCTGAAGACCACAAGGCTAAAGGCGACAAGGATGAAAGCTACAAGAATGAAG GCCACACGGAAAATGAACACAAAGATGAAGGCCACAAGGATGAAGACCACACGGACGAAGGCCACAATGATGAAGGCTTCATGAATGAAGGCAACTATGATGAAAGTCAAAAGAAGGAAGGCCACAAGGATGAAGATCACGAGGTTGAAGACAAGAAAGATGAATGCCACAAGGATGAAGGCCACATGAATGAAGACCACAAGATTTAA
- the LOC123760795 gene encoding putative uncharacterized protein DDB_G0292636, translated as MDESQTNEDHIVEGHTDVDYKDGCHKDEGHKDEGHKDEHHKDESHTDEGNTDEGHTCDGDTDEDHNDEDHMDEGHTYEGHKDKATRMKATRMKDEGHKDEDHKDEGYSHEGHTGEGNTDLGHSDERNTDLGHSDEGHTVVDNKDEGQKDQEHIDESHTDKEYKDGCHMDKSEKDEGYKDEDHNDEGHTDDGNTDEDNKDEDHTNEGHNDEGHMDEGHTDEGIKMRASWLKARRMKATRMKATRMKTTKMKTTQMKATMMKATWMKATRMKATRMNDTTM; from the exons ATGGATGAAAGCCAAACGAATGAAGACCACATTGTCGAAGGCCACACTGATGTAGACTACAAGGATGGATGCCACAAGGATGAAGGCCACAAGGATGAAGGACACAAGGATGAACACCACAAGGATGAAAGCCACACAGATGAAGGTAACACGGATGAAGGCCACACGTGTGATGGCGACACAGATGAAGACCACAATGATGAGGACCACATGGATGAAGGCCACACGTATGAAGGTCACAAGGATAAAGCTACAAGGATGAAGGCCACAAGAATGAAG GATGAAGGTCACAAGGATGAAGACCACAAGGATGAAGGCTACTCACATGAAGGCCACACAGGTGAAGGAAACACGGATCTAGGCCACTCGGATGAAAGAAACACGGATTTAGGCCACTCGGATGAAGGCCACACTGTTGTAGACAACAAGGATGAAGGCCAAAAGGATCAAGAACACATTGATGAAAGCCACACTGATAAAGAATATAAGGATGGATGCCACATGGATAAAAGCGAAAAGGATGAAGGGTACAAGGATGAAGACCACAATGATGAAGGCCACACAGATGACGGCAACACAGATGAAGACAACAAAGATGAAGACCACACAAATGAAGGCCACAATGATGAAGGCCACATGGATGAAGGCCACACGGATGAAGGCATAAAGATGAGGGCTTCATGGTTGAAGGCCAGACGGATGAAGGCCACACGGATGAAGGCCACACGGATGAAGACCACAAAGATGAAGACCACACAAATGAAGGCCACAATGATGAAGGCCACATGGATGAAGGCCACACGGATGAAGGCCACAAGGATGAATGACACAACGATGTAG
- the LOC123760794 gene encoding putative uncharacterized protein DDB_G0292636, whose translation MDKGQTDEGHTDEGHTDDGQTDENHVDEGHKDEGIKDEGHTEDCLTDEGQIDEGYMDEGDTDEGTKDEDHKDLNEGYTVEDHKDEDQKYEGHENEEHKDEGYMDEEHNDEGLKDEDHTDQGHKDEGLMKEGHKNEDHKDEGLMKEGHKNEDHKDEGHKNEDHKDEDN comes from the exons ATGGATAAAGGCCAGACGGATGAAGGCCACACAGATGAAGGCCACACAGATGATGGCCAGACGGATGAAAACCACGTGGATGAAGGCCACAAAGATGAAGGCATTAAGGATGAAGGCCACACGGAAGATTGCCTCACGGATGAAGGACAAATTGATGAAGGCTACATGGATGAAGGTGACACGGATGAAGGCACGAAAGATGAAGATCACAAGGATTTA AATGAAGGCTACACGGTTGAAGACCACAAAGATGAAGACCAAAAGTATGAGGGTCACGAGAATGAAGAGCACAAAGACGAAGGCTACATGGATGAAGAACACAACGATGAAGGCCTCAAGGATGAAGACCACACGGATCAAGGTCACAAGGATGAAGGCCTCATGAAAGAAGGTCACAAGAATGAAGATCACAAGGATGAAGGCCTCATGAAAGAAGGTCACAAGAATGAAGATCACAAGGATGAAGGCCACAAGAATGAAGACCACAAGGATGAAGACAACTAG